The DNA segment TAATGAGCGGCCCCCAATCCTTTTGAGCGGACCACAAATGACTAAAAAGCGATTCAAAAGTTGACCTATGAGCGGTTCAACTTGTTCGAAAAAGCGATTCACACAACTAATTTTGAGCGGTTCACATCTGTTCGAATAAGCGACCCACACCTTTTTgacgaaaaaccgaaccgaaaatctgcgattactcctaaacggcttggagtttcaagctgaaacttggtagggttttagatcaTGTATACGCGCaccacatatccaaaaatcagccaaaacggaccgtgaaatcttggtctgacgtaagaaagaaggtgtagaagaagaaaATGTGACTAAATCCAGCAAATTtcaatagaactcctcctcctgagctctgataccacttgtaggatcgaataccgacctgtttgagtcgttcagagaagtttgtATCcgttaagaggcggaaactaataattcggtgcacttgacgctgaattcactttaatcttgctgttgtattgctattgaactcgattacaatgttttacagcacttcggcagcacttcgtggcttaccggaacaATTCACCTCTAACTATGTGTCTTGAACTATATGTTTGGAACCACTCTTATGACCTATTTATATagttctggaaccgcttatacggcatgtccgtatgaGTGGTTCACCAACTTGCCGTAAAAGAGGTCCAAGATCACGACACAAAAGGGGTCCATGATCATGACATAAGAGTGGTCCTAGACGTGTACATAAAAGCGGTCCTAGACTagatatgacacaaaagcggtcctagatcatgtaaacataaacaatcctatacaaatcactatatctaggattccgtgccatttctgatctgttcagcttcaagactcgatggaagacgtagtcagcagacgtaggtgcactaacataCACCATCTCCTACACCTGAATAATGAACAACGTACCTCAAATATTTTTAAGTGTATCGAGAATCTGTTGCAAATCACGCATAACCTTTTTGATATCCATCCTTTGTGTTGGGGAATCCACAGAGCATGCGACTCCAATCTTAATTGTTAGAGTCAAACATTCCTCTATTTTCATGGCATTTTCTTCATTGTACTCTTGATACAGGTTTAGAATGTTAACATCAATGATATCAATTACATTGTCTAGCAAGGCCATTGAAGCAAATTTATGAAGGCAAAGGTCTTCATTAAAGATGTCATCAGTTGGGTGTTTCCCGGTCATTGCCTCTAGAACTATTATTCCAAGACTGTAGATATCCCCATTACTTGTCATCTCACTCTCGAGACCATACTCTGCAAGTTACAAGCAATTACATTATAAAAAAAGGTAATAATGTCAGTAAGTAAATATGAAAGCTTATTTTACCTGGAGCAATATAACCCACTGTACCGCGAATCCCAGTTGAGTTGTTTTGGTATGAAGTTCCAAGAAATCGAGCCAAACCGAAATCTCCAACATGAGCCACCATATCATTATCGAGTAGAATGTTACTAGGCTTCAGGTCACCATGAATAATGGTTGGTAGACAGTGATTATGAATATAATCAAGTGCATATGCTACATCCATAAGAATTTTTATCATTTGAAGAAGGTTTAGCCTTGATGTATTTCCACTTGAATGCAACCAATCATGCAAACTCCCATTGGGCATGAACTCGTATACCAAAGCTTTGAATGGATTTCCTTGAAAGTCAATACTTGAACATGAAGTTATAAACTTCAACAAATTCCTATGTCGAAGGTTCCGCCATGCTTCACATTCCCTCGTAAAGCTTTTTTGAGCTCCACGATTTTGAAGATGTAGAACTTTGATTGCAACAAATGTGTCATTATCTTCAAAAAGGATTCCCTTATAAACAGAACTATAACCACCAGTTCCAATCAAATTGGATTCGGAGAACCCATTGGTAGCCTTTAGAAGTTGACTATATGAAACTTTTAGGTATCGTTTGCTTGTTGACGATTGTGAAAGATgactctttcttttcttcttacACCAAGCATATGTTAAACATGTTGCGGTGAAAAGTGCGGATGCGATCAATGTGACTATTAAATAGAGATGAAGCTTCTTTGTAAATTTACTTGTCTCCTTGCATTTGGGTAACCCAAGTTCAATAATGCCACCACAAAGCCTTCTATTCCCCAAAACAGAGAATGCACTTTCATTAGCGAACACTCCTACCATTGGAACTTCACCCTCAAAATCATTATATGACAGGTTCAAATATTCTAACTTAAACTTTTCGAAAAATCTAGGAATATGCCCCGAAAAGTTGTTATGAGAAATATCGAGTTCCACCAATCCTTTCAAGGAATTTAATTTAATGATAATGGTATTATACCTTGAAATAAATTGCCTTTGAGGGATAACCGTAATAAACTACTACAACCACCAAGGCTACTAGGAATGTTACCAGAAAAGTTATTATCAGATAAATTCAAAGTAGTCAACATGTTGAGGTTTCCAACCTCAATTGGAAGTGAACCAAACAGGTTATTTTGAGAAAGATCCAATGTTATGGAGAGACTTGAAAGTTGAAGCAGTCGTATAGGCATTTTCCCATTAAGTTTATTGTCATTAAGGTACAACTCTAATAGATGATGACAATTTCCTAGACTTGATGGAATAACCCCTTCTAACATGTTTGAAGATAAATAAAGTGTTATCAACAATGATAAGTTCCCCATGGAATCCGGAATCTGCCCTGAAAAGTGGTTTTCATCTAAATAAAGACCTTCTAAGTTTTGAAGGTTACCAATGGTTGAAGGGATGTTTCCCGTGAATTGGTTTCCTCCTAATGACAACTTATTCAAGCCAACAAGATTACCAATTGAACTAGGGAGGTTTCCATTTAACTCATTATTACTAAATACTAACTCCTGGAGTTGATTAGAAAGATTACCAATTGATCTAGGAAGAACTCCTTGAAACCTGCAATTACCAAAAGCCAACCTCTTTAATCTCGTGCAGTTTTTCAAAGAATCAATAAACTTCGTTTCATCTGCTTCTTTGCTTCCAAAGGGGTTTCCACCAATGTTTATAAAATGTATATTCGTTAGTTTTGAAAACTCGATTGTCAAGCGTCCACTAAACATGTTCTGTTGGAGTTCTAGAAGTTTTAAGCTCGTACAATTTGAAATGGATGCCGGAAGAGGTCCACTTAGTTGGTTACCCCATAATTGAAACCAAACAAGATTAGGAAGCGTTGCACCTACGGCTGAATAAAGACCACCTGTCAACTGATTATCAACCAAGCTAATATCAGCTAGGAGTGAAAGGTTATAAAGAGAATTAGGGATGGTTCCTTTTAAACTACAACTACCTAAGTAAATttcttttaaacctttcataagGCCTAAGGTGTCTGGAATGGTCCCACCCAACGGATTTTCTATTAAAGCGAACACTTCCAATGATGTCATATTCCCTAAGTATGGCGGGATTCCACCAGTAAACTTATTGTTATCAAGTGAAAGAAATGTAAGTTTGGTGAGGGAACTGAACTCCTTGGGTATGCTTCCAACTAGCTCGTTAGTTGCAAGATTGAGGACCGTCAACCTGGAGAGATGACCTATTTCATGGGGGATGGTTCCGTGTAAGTTACAACCGTTACGGTAAAACTCTCTTAAATTCTTCCACTGGCTTAAGATGTCTGGAATGGTCCCACCCAAGGGATTTCCAGCAACAGAAAACAATTCCAATGATGTAATATTTCCCAAGATGGTTGGGATTCCACCTGTAATCTTATTATTAAAAAGTGAAAGAACAGTAAGTTTGGAGAGGGTACTGATCATCTTGGGTATGCTTCCAACTAGCTCGTTATCGGAAAGATAAAGCTCTTCAAGGTTTGAACAACCGGATATGTTAGATGGAATTACCCCACAGAACTTGTTAGTTGCAAGACTGAGGACCATCAACCTGGAGAGATGACCGACTTCATGAGGGATGGTTCCGTGTAAGTTACAACCTGTAGCGTAAAACTCTCTTAAATTCCTCCACTGGCTTAAGATGTTTGGGATGCTCCCACCCAAGGGATTTCCACTAACAGAAAACGATTCCATTGATGTTATATTTCCCAAGATGGTTGGGATTCCACCAGTAAACGTATTATTACAAAGTGAAAGAAAAGTAAGTTTGCTGAGGGAACTGATCTCCTTGGGTATGCTTCCAACTAGCTCGTTATTGGAAAGAGCAATCACTTCAAGGTTAAAACAACCAGATATGTTAGTTGGAATGACCTCGTTGAATTTGTTTAGGTACAAATACAGTTGACGTAGCCTAGAAAGACGACCAAGTTCTTGAGGGATGGCTCCATGAAAGCTGTTGTTATAAAGAAAAAGCAAGCGTAGGAAGCTCAGGTTCCCCACATGAGGAGACAATGAGCCTTCTAGACCTTGCGATGACAAGTCTATATAAGTCACTCTTCTATACCGCTTCCCACAATAAACATGACTCCAGTCACATAAATGAAGAGAATCGTTCCATGAGGTTAGAGCTCCATATGGATCTCGAGTGATCAATGACTTGATCTTCAGCAAAGCCTCATGATCTGTCTCAATTCCACCACATATGACGGTGGAAGAGAGAGATATAACAAGAGAATAAAAGAGGAAATGAATAGAAGAGAAGGATGATAAGTTAACCATTGGGTACTTTGAGTTCATTTTTGTAAAAGAACTTATGATCACAAAGGATAATCGTTGGCCTTTTGTAGCCACAATACAAGGAATTTAAGATTGCTAGCTGGTGGAAGTTAGAAATATAATCCAAGATAAAGTCGTGATTGGTTGGCTTACATTCATTCTACATGCAGATATTTTCTAGGAAAGAATATTAGGATAATGTCAGAAAGTAGCAGAATAACGCTCAATATGTTATAAGTAAACACTACCACTCATTTGTTCAGGATGCATTAGTGATCTTATCTTTTAATTTAgttgaaaaaaaaagtttcaaTTACTCGTTTGGCTAGATCTCATATATATTCACGTTCGTTAGCTGAATTTAAAATTGGAAAATTAACGACAAAAGTATAGTTGCTCATTCACGTTCGTTTGATGGATTTAAAATTGGAAAATTAAGACAAAAGGATAGTTTGTCAACTTATTATCAAAATAAACAATGCAGACTagaggtgcacaaatcgggttAGGGTTTCAATCCGAACTGGTTTCAAACCGGGTTGGGGTTAGGATGAAACTATTCAAACCGGGTTGGCACTCAAGCCCGGTTGGGTTCTAACCGGGTTATGAGGCAAGAGAACCGAACCCTATGAAACCCATTCGGGTTGGGTTGGGATCGGGTTAGGTTATCAAACCGGGTTCAACCCTATTGACGGACGAATGCCTGCTATTCCATAGCGCTTTGGGAGCGTTTATTATTTTTGCgctttttgtgtgttttgatttaACCAACACCTTTAATACATATGTATGCTAACGTTTTCGATGAAAAAAGTCCAAGAAATCAACATCAATGTACTATAACGATCACAAAGCCGTTAAATAGCCATTGGGTAATTGTTGACTTAATAAAGtcaaattactattttaccctctAATTATTCTGTTTATTGTTAGTTAGGAAGTTAGAGAACGGTTAGTCATTTAGTGTTTGTCTGTATATAATTAGGGCTTGTATCATTTTGGGGATAATTCAATTCAAGCTTTTCATTCTCTCAATTTACATGGTATCCTCCTGGTTcgattctgttttttttttttttcgtttcaGCGATCAATTTCTTGGTGATTTCTTCAGTTTCTTCGTTCATTTTTGTTctttttgctctgtttttcatcATGCCTGAATCGATTCCGTCTTCTAGTGCGATTGATTCTTCCAATCCTTTGTTCTTACATCCTTCTAATCATCCTGGGATGCTTCTTGTTTCCAAACCGTTTGATGGCTCGGGATTTGGTGCGTGGAAACATGCCATGACGATTGCCCTATCTGCGAAGAACAAATTGCTGTTTGTCAATGGTGAATTTGCTTCTCCTATTCATTCTTCTCAACTTTCTCTCTGGAATCATTGCAATGACATGGTGATTTCTTGGATCTTAAACACATTATCTTGAGAAATCAGTGGAAGTGTTCTTTATGTTGCGTCTGCTCGACAATTATGGCTTGAACTCAACGATCGATATGGTCAAGACAATGGTGCCAAGTATTATCAATTGCAAAAGAGTTTAACTGATCTTGTTCAAGGTAATTCTGATTTTGCTTCTTATTTTACGAGACTCAAGACTGTTTGGGATGAGTTAATGTCAATTAACACCATTCCAATATGCACCTGTGGTACTGCTAATCTTCTGGCTAAGAGAGATGAAGATCAGCTTTTTAGGCAGTTCTTGATGGGTTTAAACCCCTGTCATGATACGGTCAGAGGTAATATTCTTATGATGAAACCGTTACCTACTATCAATCAAGCTTATGCTCTTGTTGTTCAAGATGAGAAACAAAGGGAGATTCATTCTTTATCTCCTTTTCCTTCTGAATCTGCATCTGTGAATGTTAATACTCAGCTTTCTTATGGGAATTCTAATAATAAGAAGGTGCAAGTTTGTTCTCATTGCAAGAAATCTGGACATCATGTCAGTAAATGTTACAGAATCATTGATTTTCCCAAAGACCTTAAGTTCACAAAGTCAAAACGTGGAACTGCTAACAATGTGGAACTTGAATCTGACTTGCCTTTTCAACAGTCAACAAATCCTTTTGTTAATAGCACTTCTCCTGAATCTTCAAATGGTTCATCATTTATCTCAGTTACACAATACAATGAGTTGATAAAATTGTTGCAGCATCACAATTTTGCAAAAGAAACTCAATCACAGCCTACTTCTTCGATTCATGCTACTAATTTTGCAGGTATTATGGCCTGTAATTCCACTAATGTTCACACAAAATGGATCATTGACACTAGAGCCAGTTATCACGTTATCACATGTGTAATGATCCAAATCTATTTTCCAATCTTCACTACATTTCAACTCCGTTTTTGATTGGTCTTCCTAATGGCCatgttatgtcacaccccgattttcggtTTAGGCGGAAGCGTATGGCGAGGTGTGACGAGAGCGGCAATCGTTACAATCAATCGAGTAAACAACATATTTGAAACAtaaaagatgttcatccatacattTGATTCAAAACCATAATTTACATTACATACGTCttgtttgaaacttgaaacaacaacaactttaactacattattcaaagttcaaaacataacacTAAAAACGGATGACATCACAAAAGCTTGCGTTCTTGATAACCATTTGAACATATTTTTCCATAGCCGTCcactaatctcctgtaatacatgttaattttgaaaacatcaacaaaagttgagtgaattcatgttattttgtttccgcatcaaatgagtctccaaaacatttgaagtaataaaattcgtttttgtatagtatgataaaaaaaattgtatgatcATTAGTGTGTTGCAAGGACACTAATATGTATGCCGAATAGGAGGCAACCAAACCTTGACAATTTATCGTGTGTGTCAACGACACTAGTTTGGACACAAAGGCACTCTTGACGATCGTGGTTATCGTTGTCGTTAAGAGTGGGGCTTGCCaaaacccaaatagatctatccgtTTGTTCCTCGGTACTTGTTTATTCATTAATGGCCCCTTTATTTTAACACCTATCCGCATGTGATCAAAATAGTTTCATTGTATTATCAtactatttgtaacatgtatacatccccgaaagtttaaaactataaacattcggaaaacatgaactcacagatttgCGTTCCGTGCAAATCTCTATTCGATTCCTTGTTCGCGGTTCGTTTCTCGACCTACAAGTGTTCTAATTTAGTTAGACACTTAGGTTTGTTTTTGTGTATGGTACAAATATTCTAtcttgtattttgtttttgtgttttcatatatatatataacttcctTGTATATacacatttattttattttatttgtgtttgaatgggCTTAATTTATGTTTTAGAATTTAAGTCCATTTTGGGTATTTGGTGCTtatgggcctagcccaaataaCTTTGTTTAAAGATATGGGTCAAGCCCAAATTAATTTATAGGAGTGGGCCTTAgcccaaaacattttataaatgtAGGCCTAGCCCAATTTAGTTTATAGTTGTGGACTTAGCCCAAATAACTTGGGTAAGAATGGGCCTAGCTCAAATTGTTTTCTAAAATATATCTAGTCCATAATAATTTGTAAATATTGGGTTTTTAGCCCAAGTATTTTGTAAAGTGGGCTTTAGCCCAATTTTGACTAAAAATACATTTTAGTccattgttttgtaaaagtgggcctagcccaaatttTGTTTATGAGAAATGGGCATTAGCCCAATTTTAATTTATGGACCACTTTTTAAACTACATAATTTTTGGgctagtaaataaaataaaaaaaaataataataatagtaatacttgtatttttataaaaatctaattttttataaaaattgttacttatGCCATAGTTGAACATTTTAGTGCATAAACTTGTGTGACGGTTCGTATTTTATTCTAGTCATTTACTACTTGTCGGTTTTATTTATTCGTATCATTTATCCCGTTTGTGTTGTCCGTCATGTTTTACCATTTGCTTTGTTTGTGCCATTTTTGTTTGTCCAAAAGTCCATATAGTCCAATAGTGTCCGAATTTGTCCATTTGTGTTTTCGTGTCCAAGGATGGACATTTTATTTCGTTttcaagtttatatatatattttgtaatttttatggaTGTGTAACAATTTTGCATTTGTTCCTACTAGAACTAACATATGATGTACAcatcaaaatatataaacttatgatacttgatgaatacttttgtaagtacacattttatccaaaaatatatacttgtcatttttatttagaaatctttttataaaacatggatTTATGACTTTCTCCAAAATTTGTTTAACCATGTTTAAAGACTCCAAATAATTGTTTTAGTAACAAACTTCTTTGTTTAACAACTTTTAACACatcacaaaatttataaaaattttgccatagttttgtttgaaatatggattttccccaagtttatacaaaacttgttttcaaattatttCAATACAAAACATCATCAAGTATCAATATCAATCAAAATTTGTCAACAAAAGTAGCATGAACATGATATTGTTCTTATctttcccaaaaaggaaactttattccTTATTTTTGCCAAAAAATTGTAGAAAGAGATTTTATGAAAAACTCTTGTTTTAGATGTCTTACAAAGTCATTTGAAGCATAAACACGTATTCAAAATGTTTACTACTAACatatttcttgcttttgattctttccagaaatggaaactttattcaataaattttccaaaaatttattttcttgtttttaaacGGTTTTTCACATTTTACTAGTATGCATGTTCATCAAAAACTCATGTTGATCACTTTGTTGATGAATCTTGGTTGATCCTACATGCATGTATGTAGATCATATTTTTGAGTAAGAATAACAAAGATTCAAGTTTATTAGCCTAGATTTCTCCAAGTTCATCTCTTAATCATAGAAAAATCATGTTTAAAAATAATGATTTTTagttgtttattgttatttttcaagtgagtttaTGATGAACTTGTAAAAGAAATCAAAAATAAAAGTGAAGCTAGTACGATGTTCTTACAAATTTTGCAAGGAAACAAAGATGATGATAAGAAATCTTGATGATTTTAGGCTTTAAGTTCCACCAAAAGAGCTCCAACTAGCTTTTCTAAACACCCTAGTAGTTTGATTCATCCATGGACCTCCATACTTGCAATAATCTCtagtgtttgaattttgaaaatgtgaagatGGTGGTGTGCTTGGTTCAAacgattttagagagagagagtatagGAAGTTGTAATGTTTGATGGGTTTGGGAAAAATGAATGTAAAGGTAGAGTGTAAGAAAAGATTTTCTTGGATACACTAATAATAACCTCCTTGTTCCAACACACCACTTTTGAGATGAGTGGGCTTAGGTGGGGGTCCCACATCAACAAAAATCAGCCAAAAGGGAAGaatttttgctttatttttttattaaaatcttgttTAATTTATAATCTTTAAGCATTTTTAGAACTTtgacattttttataaaaatatctaCAAGGTTTTAAGCTCTAATATTTGAATGTAGTGTGACACTAGGTAAAATTAGTTCACCAAaatttttagtttgtaattcgggTGAAAAAGTCGGTTCGGGTCCTGTACCGGCTTAAATACTGACACCGTGTTTTGTTTAGATAAATACATAACAAAAGTTATTTTTGCACATGTTTTATTATCCAAATAACTAATCCAACTTTTTAGactaaaaattttattatttttggcaCGGTTCCGGTACCGGCTTTACTGACTGGCAGTTTACTGAACTAGCCGTACAACTTAACGCAATAAGATTCGATTGCGGATTTTGTGTCGTTTTTAATAcccattatattatttatgtcaaataatatttatttttg comes from the Helianthus annuus cultivar XRQ/B chromosome 4, HanXRQr2.0-SUNRISE, whole genome shotgun sequence genome and includes:
- the LOC110933112 gene encoding probable LRR receptor-like serine/threonine-protein kinase At3g47570; the encoded protein is MNSKYPMVNLSSFSSIHFLFYSLVISLSSTVICGGIETDHEALLKIKSLITRDPYGALTSWNDSLHLCDWSHVYCGKRYRRVTYIDLSSQGLEGSLSPHVGNLSFLRLLFLYNNSFHGAIPQELGRLSRLRQLYLYLNKFNEVIPTNISGCFNLEVIALSNNELVGSIPKEISSLSKLTFLSLCNNTFTGGIPTILGNITSMESFSVSGNPLGGSIPNILSQWRNLREFYATGCNLHGTIPHEVGHLSRLMVLSLATNKFCGVIPSNISGCSNLEELYLSDNELVGSIPKMISTLSKLTVLSLFNNKITGGIPTILGNITSLELFSVAGNPLGGTIPDILSQWKNLREFYRNGCNLHGTIPHEIGHLSRLTVLNLATNELVGSIPKEFSSLTKLTFLSLDNNKFTGGIPPYLGNMTSLEVFALIENPLGGTIPDTLGLMKGLKEIYLGSCSLKGTIPNSLYNLSLLADISLVDNQLTGGLYSAVGATLPNLVWFQLWGNQLSGPLPASISNCTSLKLLELQQNMFSGRLTIEFSKLTNIHFINIGGNPFGSKEADETKFIDSLKNCTRLKRLAFGNCRFQGVLPRSIGNLSNQLQELVFSNNELNGNLPSSIGNLVGLNKLSLGGNQFTGNIPSTIGNLQNLEGLYLDENHFSGQIPDSMGNLSLLITLYLSSNMLEGVIPSSLGNCHHLLELYLNDNKLNGKMPIRLLQLSSLSITLDLSQNNLFGSLPIEVGNLNMLTTLNLSDNNFSGNIPSSLGGCSSLLRLSLKGLVELDISHNNFSGHIPRFFEKFKLEYLNLSYNDFEGEVPMVGVFANESAFSVLGNRRLCGGIIELGLPKCKETSKFTKKLHLYLIVTLIASALFTATCLTYAWCKKKRKSHLSQSSTSKRYLKVSYSQLLKATNGFSESNLIGTGGYSSVYKGILFEDNDTFVAIKVLHLQNRGAQKSFTRECEAWRNLRHRNLLKFITSCSSIDFQGNPFKALVYEFMPNGSLHDWLHSSGNTSRLNLLQMIKILMDVAYALDYIHNHCLPTIIHGDLKPSNILLDNDMVAHVGDFGLARFLGTSYQNNSTGIRGTVGYIAPEYGLESEMTSNGDIYSLGIIVLEAMTGKHPTDDIFNEDLCLHKFASMALLDNVIDIIDVNILNLYQEYNEENAMKIEECLTLTIKIGVACSVDSPTQRMDIKKVMRDLQQILDTLKNI